The proteins below come from a single Marinobacter sp. MDS2 genomic window:
- a CDS encoding HNH endonuclease family protein, giving the protein MARYQRSAFGYGWGDANGDCQNSRAEALVASSTTQVRFATDRGCRVVAGRWVSTFTGNVIQNASNIDIDHLVPLAWSWDRGANKWSGEKRLRFANDPVNLLPVEASLNRSTITI; this is encoded by the coding sequence ATGGCGAGGTACCAGCGGTCCGCTTTCGGTTATGGATGGGGCGACGCGAATGGTGACTGCCAAAATAGTCGAGCAGAGGCTCTGGTCGCCAGCTCTACCACCCAAGTTCGCTTTGCGACAGATAGGGGGTGTCGGGTGGTTGCCGGTCGCTGGGTGAGCACCTTCACTGGTAACGTTATCCAAAACGCCTCGAATATCGACATTGATCACTTGGTACCGCTAGCCTGGTCGTGGGATCGTGGGGCCAACAAGTGGTCAGGCGAGAAGCGGTTACGGTTTGCTAATGACCCTGTGAATTTGCTACCGGTCGAGGCAAGCCTGAATCGAAGTACTATAACAATATAA
- a CDS encoding AraC family transcriptional regulator has translation MTKTRPVADFSTIASWARFILAGFKLKGLDTDKLLCEAGIRSSDLENPNGRIKVAHMTQLWELAARDSADPLFTLRLADLARADMFSGLSLAMMFSDTTGEAIERMCRYSGVASSAAHLETIPRKNNSLEVVFHLQMPVAGEALEAFMACGSRILKQITDDKFRPREVHFSHDKSGLRAQFEAFFEAPVFFNAPVCKFVVDEQVLRLPCYQSNPELVQNMDRWMKEYLERTDSLSITGQVQKLLLEGTIDGNVDQGTVARRLGMSARRLQRALEKEGYSFRELLEKSKREMAEELLSRPELSLTDICYLLGFSDQSNFTKAFKRWTGKTPSAYRIAPR, from the coding sequence GTGACAAAAACTCGACCCGTCGCAGACTTTTCCACGATTGCCAGTTGGGCACGTTTCATCCTTGCCGGTTTTAAGCTGAAAGGGCTTGATACCGATAAACTGCTTTGCGAAGCAGGTATACGTAGCAGCGATCTTGAAAATCCCAATGGCCGGATCAAGGTCGCTCACATGACCCAGTTGTGGGAGCTGGCTGCGCGCGACAGCGCCGACCCATTGTTTACTCTCCGTCTTGCGGATCTTGCGCGCGCCGATATGTTCAGCGGGCTCAGCCTGGCCATGATGTTCAGCGATACGACGGGTGAGGCCATCGAACGAATGTGCCGTTACAGCGGCGTTGCCAGTAGTGCCGCCCATCTAGAAACCATTCCCCGCAAGAACAACTCACTGGAGGTGGTTTTCCACCTGCAGATGCCGGTGGCGGGCGAAGCCCTTGAGGCCTTCATGGCCTGTGGCAGCCGCATTCTGAAACAGATTACCGACGACAAATTCCGCCCTCGCGAGGTTCATTTCAGTCACGATAAGTCTGGGCTCAGGGCGCAATTTGAGGCTTTTTTTGAGGCGCCGGTTTTTTTCAATGCACCGGTCTGCAAGTTTGTCGTCGATGAGCAGGTGCTGCGCTTGCCTTGCTACCAGTCAAATCCGGAGCTGGTTCAGAATATGGACCGCTGGATGAAGGAGTACCTTGAGCGCACAGACTCGCTTTCCATCACCGGCCAGGTTCAGAAGCTGCTCCTTGAAGGCACGATTGACGGGAACGTGGATCAGGGCACAGTCGCCCGCCGGCTGGGCATGAGCGCCCGCCGGCTGCAGAGGGCACTGGAAAAGGAGGGCTACAGTTTCCGCGAGCTTCTGGAAAAATCGAAGCGTGAAATGGCTGAGGAACTGCTGAGCCGCCCAGAACTGTCACTGACGGATATCTGTTATTTGCTGGGTTTTTCCGACCAGAGCAATTTCACGAAAGCCTTCAAGCGATGGACCGGAAAGACGCCCTCGGCTTATCGCATAGCACCCCGATAA
- a CDS encoding sterol desaturase family protein yields MSDYNINGLAIPLFMILMLAEYALLRLQGRSLHRFNDSVNSLSMGLLLLISDALLKAYTFAVFIWLWDNHRLFEFAVNDPITWVVFFLGVDFCYYWFHRVAHEINFLWGAHVGHHQGEEYNLTTALRQSAFQYAFSWLFYLPLALLGCPPVVFVMQFILLKMYQFWLHTQSIKRIPLIEGFMSTPSSHRVHHAKNPIYIDRNYGGTLVIWDRLFGTWQPELASDPCHYGTTRPLDTLNPIKANLQHWSMLAKDSRTTARWQDKIMLWFRPTGWRPDDCLAMDAADPGMQKNGSADRPKYDPQTTWGKKAYVAFAMVVTFVVSTIFIFLSPQLSAMQLAAGVLLVVSGLVIANDLLEGHDRYRWIEWLRMPLMLLFAANLWSIPVATTVVDTIVIERPASQSLDYARTVSRWPEWHPQSAVVQAENQGPLEAGDRFHEVIDTPMGRSRVSWEVIANSAENQWRVRGVNLDNDVEIELAYRFKALDNGHSEFERTLRYTMPNFPLVLANVVHFKGAIEQKSEQSLKRFKETIETLPVGPN; encoded by the coding sequence ATGAGTGACTACAATATAAATGGCTTGGCCATTCCTCTTTTCATGATCCTGATGCTGGCCGAGTATGCACTTCTCCGCCTTCAGGGCCGGAGCCTCCATCGCTTTAATGACAGCGTGAACAGTCTGTCGATGGGGCTATTACTTCTAATTTCCGATGCCTTGCTTAAGGCCTACACTTTTGCCGTGTTTATCTGGTTGTGGGATAACCACCGGCTGTTCGAATTTGCCGTGAACGATCCAATTACCTGGGTGGTTTTCTTTCTTGGTGTCGACTTCTGTTACTACTGGTTCCATCGGGTGGCGCACGAGATCAACTTCCTCTGGGGCGCGCATGTCGGGCACCACCAGGGCGAAGAATACAACCTCACGACAGCTCTTCGTCAGAGTGCCTTTCAGTATGCATTCTCATGGCTTTTCTACTTGCCATTGGCGTTGCTGGGATGTCCGCCTGTGGTCTTTGTAATGCAGTTCATCCTTCTCAAGATGTACCAGTTTTGGCTTCACACCCAGAGTATTAAACGGATTCCGCTGATTGAAGGCTTTATGTCTACACCCTCAAGCCACCGGGTGCACCATGCAAAGAATCCGATCTATATCGACCGAAACTATGGTGGAACTCTGGTGATCTGGGATCGCCTCTTCGGTACCTGGCAGCCCGAGCTCGCCTCGGATCCATGCCACTATGGCACCACGCGCCCTCTGGACACCCTTAACCCCATCAAAGCTAACCTTCAGCACTGGTCAATGTTGGCAAAGGACAGCCGCACAACGGCACGCTGGCAGGACAAGATTATGCTGTGGTTCCGGCCGACCGGCTGGCGCCCGGACGATTGCCTGGCGATGGATGCTGCCGATCCGGGCATGCAAAAAAATGGGTCTGCAGACCGTCCAAAATATGACCCTCAGACCACCTGGGGCAAGAAGGCTTACGTTGCCTTCGCCATGGTCGTGACCTTTGTGGTTTCCACGATCTTCATCTTCCTTTCGCCTCAGCTGTCGGCAATGCAGTTGGCCGCCGGCGTGCTCTTGGTGGTGAGCGGCCTCGTGATTGCCAACGATCTTCTGGAAGGTCACGACCGTTACCGTTGGATCGAATGGCTTCGTATGCCATTGATGCTCTTGTTTGCCGCCAACCTTTGGTCTATTCCTGTGGCGACTACGGTTGTCGATACCATCGTTATCGAGCGGCCTGCGAGCCAGTCTCTGGATTACGCCCGTACGGTCAGTCGCTGGCCCGAGTGGCACCCGCAATCCGCTGTGGTACAAGCAGAGAATCAGGGCCCTCTGGAGGCAGGAGACCGTTTCCATGAAGTAATCGATACACCCATGGGCCGCAGTCGTGTCAGCTGGGAAGTCATCGCCAATTCAGCTGAAAACCAATGGCGCGTACGAGGCGTCAATCTGGACAATGATGTCGAAATCGAATTGGCTTACCGCTTCAAAGCACTCGACAACGGGCACAGCGAATTCGAACGCACTTTACGATACACCATGCCAAACTTCCCGCTTGTATTGGCCAATGTCGTGCATTTCAAAGGCGCAATTGAGCAAAAATCAGAACAGTCTTTGAAAAGGTTTAAAGAGACTATCGAAACGCTACCAGTAGGGCCAAATTGA
- a CDS encoding alkyl/aryl-sulfatase, producing the protein MEKVSARSGLSALFVGLFAATLGACSGETGRELSEHSQGFTAASTYTASSNQKAIESLPQRDTTDHEAANRGFIGTFEGEKAIIRNKQGDLIWDLNEYTFIDGASPDSTHPGLWRQAGLNNLHGLFEVTDRIFQVRGFDLANMTIIQGDTGLIIVDPLTSEETAEAALALVREHLGDVPVVAVIFTHSHIDHFAGAWGVINRDDYDAGKVRVIAPIGFMDEATSENIIAGTAMARRASFMYGRRLAKGPHGHVGSGLGKSPAYGTFGIATPTEIIDTTGQRLNIDGLDFVFQNAPGSEAPAELTFGIPELAAYCGAEIATRTMHNLYTLRGTKVRDALKWSAYIDEIIDLSADSDVYFASHHWPVWGRTEIVDYLELHRDTYKFIHDQTVRLLNNGFTSREIAERLQLPPELAQTFSNRGYYGTLKHNSKAVYQYYMGWYDANPANLDPLPPEKAASRYVALAGGADALLEKARAAFDEGSYRWTAEILNHLVFDEPDNESAKTLLAETYDQMGYQAESGPWRDVYLSGAYELRHGAPEEPLMDMSTLLGILQQTPVEKFFQTMSVRLNAEDAEGVERRIAIVFTDLNESYLLTVKNSVLHVHKDASLDHAESTLRVTRELFTRLLIGEVGVTEMLTSDALELEGSTIQLVRFLSLFETPNSEFNIVVP; encoded by the coding sequence ATGGAAAAGGTATCGGCTCGAAGCGGATTGTCCGCATTATTTGTCGGTTTATTCGCAGCAACACTTGGAGCCTGCAGTGGTGAGACAGGCAGGGAGCTCAGCGAGCACTCCCAAGGCTTCACTGCGGCCTCCACTTACACAGCCTCGAGCAATCAAAAGGCAATAGAAAGCTTGCCCCAACGCGACACCACCGACCATGAAGCCGCAAATCGTGGCTTCATCGGTACCTTCGAAGGTGAGAAAGCCATCATCAGGAATAAGCAGGGCGACCTAATCTGGGACCTCAACGAGTACACCTTCATTGACGGCGCATCACCGGACAGCACGCACCCTGGTCTCTGGCGCCAAGCCGGCCTGAATAATCTTCACGGTCTTTTTGAGGTTACCGACCGCATTTTCCAGGTCCGCGGGTTCGATCTGGCCAATATGACCATCATCCAGGGCGACACCGGACTGATCATCGTCGACCCTCTGACCTCAGAGGAAACCGCTGAGGCCGCACTCGCGCTGGTTCGGGAACACCTCGGCGATGTACCAGTGGTTGCCGTGATTTTCACTCACAGCCACATCGATCACTTCGCCGGTGCCTGGGGTGTTATCAACCGCGACGATTACGATGCCGGCAAGGTTCGCGTGATTGCCCCGATTGGCTTCATGGACGAGGCAACCAGTGAAAATATCATTGCTGGAACGGCCATGGCGCGGCGAGCTTCGTTTATGTATGGCCGCCGACTGGCGAAGGGTCCCCATGGCCATGTGGGCTCGGGGTTGGGGAAGTCACCTGCTTACGGCACCTTTGGCATTGCCACACCCACCGAAATTATCGACACCACCGGGCAGCGCCTGAACATCGACGGGCTGGATTTTGTTTTCCAGAATGCGCCCGGCTCTGAGGCACCGGCAGAGCTGACCTTCGGAATACCCGAACTGGCCGCATACTGCGGTGCCGAAATCGCAACCCGGACTATGCACAATCTGTACACGCTGCGTGGAACGAAAGTCCGGGATGCGCTCAAGTGGAGTGCCTACATCGACGAGATCATCGATCTTTCCGCCGACAGCGACGTCTACTTTGCCAGTCATCACTGGCCTGTGTGGGGGCGCACCGAAATCGTTGACTACCTGGAGCTGCACCGCGACACCTACAAGTTTATCCATGACCAGACGGTAAGGCTGCTCAATAACGGATTCACCTCCAGGGAGATCGCCGAACGGTTGCAACTGCCGCCAGAACTGGCTCAGACATTCTCCAACCGAGGCTACTACGGTACGCTGAAACACAACAGCAAGGCGGTCTATCAGTATTACATGGGCTGGTACGACGCCAACCCCGCGAACCTGGATCCGCTGCCGCCAGAGAAGGCCGCCAGCCGGTATGTCGCTCTTGCCGGTGGCGCTGATGCCCTGCTGGAAAAAGCGCGTGCCGCGTTTGACGAGGGTAGCTATCGCTGGACCGCAGAAATTCTGAACCATCTGGTCTTCGATGAGCCAGACAACGAATCGGCCAAAACCTTACTCGCCGAAACCTACGATCAGATGGGGTATCAGGCCGAATCGGGACCCTGGCGAGACGTCTATCTCAGCGGTGCCTACGAATTGCGCCATGGCGCACCCGAAGAACCACTGATGGATATGTCCACCCTACTCGGGATTCTTCAGCAAACACCGGTCGAAAAGTTCTTTCAGACTATGTCGGTGCGCCTGAATGCGGAGGATGCCGAAGGCGTGGAGCGACGCATTGCCATTGTGTTTACCGACCTCAATGAATCCTATCTGCTGACGGTTAAGAATTCCGTCCTGCATGTCCACAAAGATGCCAGCCTCGACCACGCCGAATCAACGCTGAGAGTCACTCGGGAGCTGTTCACCCGTCTGCTGATTGGAGAAGTCGGCGTGACCGAAATGCTGACATCCGACGCCCTGGAACTGGAAGGCAGCACGATTCAACTGGTGCGGTTCCTGTCGCTGTTCGAGACACCGAACAGTGAATTCAACATCGTAGTACCCTAA